From the Sphingomonas aliaeris genome, one window contains:
- a CDS encoding NAD-dependent epimerase/dehydratase family protein, whose product MSAVPTVVIGAAGFVGSALVRRLRDDGRNVMEVNRGDPLPRVAGDVYQCAGLTADFRTRPYDTVVAHVSLVNELLSRCDFSSLTYLSSTRVYQKVSSGREDASLSVDPNDPSDLYNLSKLTGEAACLTDSRETVRVARLSNVFGPNAGSDNFLDSVLLEAQRDGRAIIRSGAATAKDYVALSDVIGALVRFPSHAKSRLINVASGVNTTNAQIATLIEGALGTPVTFASDDPGTRFPNIEIARMTSELGIVPRPFQTAFTEWINS is encoded by the coding sequence GTGAGCGCCGTTCCGACCGTCGTGATCGGGGCGGCGGGCTTCGTTGGAAGCGCGCTTGTCCGTAGATTGCGGGACGACGGACGGAACGTTATGGAGGTAAATCGTGGCGATCCCCTGCCGCGGGTTGCTGGCGATGTATATCAATGCGCTGGGCTAACGGCCGACTTTCGAACCCGACCGTACGATACCGTCGTTGCACATGTTAGCTTGGTCAACGAATTGCTGTCACGATGCGATTTCAGCTCGCTTACTTATCTGTCTTCGACGCGCGTCTATCAAAAAGTTTCTTCCGGGCGTGAGGACGCAAGCTTATCGGTCGATCCAAACGATCCCTCGGATTTATACAATCTGTCGAAATTGACCGGTGAAGCGGCCTGCCTGACGGATTCGCGAGAAACCGTGAGAGTCGCGCGATTATCGAACGTTTTCGGGCCGAACGCGGGCAGCGACAACTTTCTAGACTCCGTATTGCTTGAGGCACAGCGCGACGGGCGTGCAATCATTCGCTCCGGCGCAGCAACCGCGAAGGATTATGTAGCATTGTCCGACGTCATCGGCGCACTCGTCCGATTTCCCTCGCACGCGAAAAGTCGTCTTATAAACGTTGCTAGCGGAGTAAATACGACCAACGCCCAAATCGCCACACTAATTGAAGGTGCCCTCGGAACTCCCGTCACGTTTGCAAGCGATGATCCTGGTACGCGTTTCCCGAATATCGAAATTGCCCGGATGACTAGCGAGCTTGGAATCGTGCCCCGCCCTTTTCAGACGGCTTTCACGGAATGGATCAATTCATGA
- a CDS encoding dTDP-4-dehydrorhamnose 3,5-epimerase family protein gives MRFEPTRIPGVVLIRLDVKTDARGAFARTFCADEMAAAGLPFTVVQANLSRNTAQHTLRGLHYQREPHGEPKIVSCPRGSIWDVAVDMRPDSPAYRQWLAFELSPMSDTVLHLPTGVAHGFMTLEPDSEVHYLMGAAYVPGAATGVRWDEPALGIDWPAIPSVVSDADRHYALLGAA, from the coding sequence GTGCGGTTTGAGCCCACCCGAATTCCAGGCGTCGTCCTGATCCGGCTGGACGTGAAGACTGACGCGCGCGGAGCATTCGCGCGCACGTTTTGCGCTGATGAAATGGCGGCGGCCGGACTTCCCTTCACCGTGGTTCAGGCAAACCTCTCTCGGAACACCGCGCAACACACATTGCGCGGGCTGCACTATCAGCGTGAACCTCATGGCGAGCCGAAAATCGTCTCATGCCCTCGCGGCAGCATCTGGGACGTGGCCGTAGATATGCGACCGGATTCGCCCGCCTACCGCCAATGGCTGGCGTTCGAGCTATCCCCCATGAGCGACACTGTTCTTCACCTGCCGACCGGTGTTGCGCATGGCTTCATGACGTTGGAGCCGGACAGCGAGGTTCATTACCTGATGGGTGCCGCGTACGTTCCCGGTGCCGCAACCGGTGTGCGCTGGGACGAACCCGCACTGGGCATCGACTGGCCGGCGATACCATCCGTCGTTTCAGATGCCGACCGGCATTATGCTCTTCTGGGGGCCGCGTGA
- a CDS encoding class I SAM-dependent methyltransferase, with protein sequence MTTDTLPACQGCGAPLSRTLVDLGMQPLANSYIPIDRGDAPEPIYPLHARVCDVCLLVQVDDVVPAEDIFDKDYAYFSSFSESWLAHCKRYAEDMAARFELDADSRVVEIASNDGYMLQYFVAMGVPVMGIEPAANVAATAVAKGVPTEVAFFGEATARRMVAEGWAADLLAAKNVLAHVPDINDFVAGVREIVKPEGVFTVEFPHLLNLIEQVQFDTIYHEHFTYLSLLAVKTIAERQGLRIFDVTKQPTHGGSLRVFMARPDSSHAITPNVQSVLDEEIAAGLDRPAGYEGFDERVRAVRSGLLEFLASAKEAGKRVVAYGAAAKGNTLLNYCGVTAADIDFAVDRNPAKQNTLLPGSHIPVRTVDTLIAAQPDHVLILPWNIKNEVMRQLLEVAGWGGDFVIAVPNIQVATGAV encoded by the coding sequence ATGACGACCGATACACTCCCGGCTTGCCAAGGCTGCGGCGCTCCACTTTCGCGGACGCTCGTCGATTTGGGCATGCAGCCGCTGGCCAACAGCTATATCCCGATCGATCGCGGTGATGCGCCGGAACCAATCTATCCGCTCCACGCCCGCGTGTGCGACGTCTGCCTGCTGGTTCAGGTCGATGACGTGGTGCCGGCGGAGGACATCTTCGATAAGGACTATGCCTATTTCTCTTCCTTCTCGGAAAGCTGGCTGGCCCATTGCAAACGCTACGCTGAGGATATGGCCGCAAGGTTCGAGTTGGACGCGGATTCACGCGTCGTGGAGATCGCGAGCAACGACGGATACATGCTGCAATACTTCGTAGCGATGGGCGTGCCGGTGATGGGCATCGAGCCTGCTGCGAACGTTGCGGCAACTGCCGTCGCAAAGGGAGTGCCGACGGAAGTCGCATTTTTCGGAGAAGCCACCGCGCGCCGCATGGTAGCGGAAGGTTGGGCAGCGGACTTGCTGGCCGCCAAGAACGTGTTGGCGCATGTCCCCGATATCAACGATTTTGTCGCCGGCGTGCGCGAGATCGTGAAGCCCGAGGGTGTCTTTACCGTCGAATTCCCGCATCTCCTGAACCTCATCGAACAGGTTCAGTTCGACACGATCTATCACGAGCATTTCACCTATCTGTCGCTACTGGCGGTGAAGACCATTGCCGAACGGCAGGGCTTGCGTATCTTCGACGTGACGAAGCAGCCGACGCATGGTGGTTCGTTGCGCGTATTCATGGCCCGTCCGGATAGTTCCCACGCGATCACGCCCAATGTGCAATCGGTGCTGGACGAAGAGATCGCGGCCGGACTGGATCGGCCAGCCGGTTACGAGGGATTCGACGAACGCGTCCGCGCCGTGCGGTCGGGCCTGTTGGAATTCCTCGCATCGGCGAAGGAAGCCGGCAAGCGCGTGGTAGCGTATGGCGCCGCAGCAAAAGGCAATACTTTGCTGAACTATTGCGGCGTGACCGCCGCCGACATCGATTTCGCCGTGGATCGGAACCCGGCGAAGCAGAATACCCTGCTGCCGGGAAGTCACATCCCCGTCCGGACCGTCGACACTTTGATCGCGGCGCAGCCCGATCACGTGCTGATCCTGCCTTGGAATATCAAGAACGAGGTGATGCGCCAGTTGCTCGAAGTTGCGGGCTGGGGCGGCGATTTTGTAATCGCTGTGCCAAATATCCAGGTTGCGACCGGTGCGGTTTGA
- the rfbG gene encoding CDP-glucose 4,6-dehydratase, giving the protein MVTSDGSIDPTFWQGRRILLTGHTGFKGAWAALWLKRLGADVHGYALGPETDPALWPLLGRNLVSSETIADITDRDSVARAVQTARPEIVLHLAAQALVRRSYADPLGTIASNTMGTASLLDALRECRELKAVVVVTTDKVYANNDSGRDFVEDDPLGGHDPYSASKAAAELVTRSYAASYFDKAGVAVGTARAGNVIGGGDWSADRLIPDIWRAMKAERPLELRYPDATRPWQHVLEPIRGYLLYAQALAENANAPRALNFGPVPGNPMTVAAVADTITAEMQLQRAWQRSSGDHPPEMKLLSLDPGLAMRTLGWQPRLDDVAGVAWTAHWYSDFAAGGDARALCDAQIDQYEALA; this is encoded by the coding sequence ATGGTGACATCCGACGGATCGATCGATCCCACGTTCTGGCAAGGCCGCCGAATATTGTTGACCGGCCATACCGGGTTCAAGGGCGCCTGGGCCGCCTTGTGGCTCAAGCGGCTCGGCGCCGACGTTCACGGCTATGCGCTTGGACCGGAAACAGATCCTGCCTTGTGGCCGCTTCTCGGAAGGAACCTGGTATCCAGCGAGACGATCGCCGACATCACGGATCGCGATAGCGTCGCGCGAGCGGTTCAGACTGCGCGTCCCGAGATCGTCCTGCATCTCGCGGCACAGGCGCTTGTGCGCCGCAGCTACGCCGATCCGCTGGGTACGATCGCCAGCAACACGATGGGCACGGCCTCCCTGCTTGATGCGCTGCGCGAATGCCGGGAATTGAAGGCGGTCGTCGTCGTCACGACGGATAAGGTTTATGCCAATAATGACAGCGGCCGTGATTTCGTCGAAGACGATCCTCTTGGCGGTCACGATCCCTATTCCGCATCCAAGGCCGCGGCAGAACTGGTGACGCGAAGCTATGCCGCCTCCTATTTCGACAAAGCGGGCGTCGCGGTCGGGACGGCGCGGGCCGGCAACGTGATCGGCGGTGGCGACTGGTCAGCGGACCGGCTGATCCCCGATATCTGGCGTGCAATGAAGGCGGAGCGCCCGCTGGAACTTCGCTATCCCGACGCGACGCGGCCGTGGCAGCACGTTCTCGAGCCGATCCGCGGCTATCTGCTTTACGCGCAGGCGTTGGCCGAAAACGCGAACGCACCGCGTGCGCTGAACTTCGGGCCAGTTCCGGGTAATCCAATGACGGTCGCGGCCGTTGCCGATACGATCACCGCAGAGATGCAGTTGCAGCGCGCTTGGCAACGATCCAGCGGAGACCATCCGCCCGAAATGAAATTGCTGTCGCTCGATCCGGGCTTGGCGATGCGCACGCTGGGCTGGCAGCCTCGGCTGGATGACGTCGCAGGGGTTGCGTGGACTGCACATTGGTATTCGGATTTCGCCGCCGGGGGCGACGCCCGTGCGCTTTGTGATGCGCAGATTGATCAGTACGAGGCTTTAGCATGA
- the rfbF gene encoding glucose-1-phosphate cytidylyltransferase, whose protein sequence is MKVVLLAGGLGSRLSEETHLRPKPMVEIGGNPILWHIMMMYARHGFDDFIVCLGYKGYFIKEYFANFVLHRSDLTVDLADGSITYARGDDVPKWKVTLVDTGAETMTGGRLKRIRHLLPEDEPFCMTYGDGVSDVDIGKLVGFHKAHELDATVTAVRPPGRYGATVIENDRVLRFEEKPAGDGGRINGGFFVLEPRVLDRVTNDAMPFEAEPLTGLAADGQLAAFLHDGFWQPMDTLRDRSQLEELWAGGSPPWKTW, encoded by the coding sequence GTGAAAGTGGTGCTTCTTGCAGGCGGGCTCGGCTCGCGGCTTTCCGAGGAGACTCATCTTCGGCCGAAGCCAATGGTGGAGATCGGCGGCAATCCCATCCTGTGGCACATCATGATGATGTATGCTCGGCACGGGTTCGACGACTTCATCGTCTGCCTCGGCTACAAGGGATATTTCATCAAGGAATATTTCGCCAACTTCGTGCTGCATCGCTCCGATCTGACGGTCGACCTTGCAGATGGGTCGATCACCTACGCGCGTGGCGACGACGTGCCGAAGTGGAAGGTGACACTGGTCGATACCGGCGCCGAAACGATGACTGGCGGCCGGTTGAAGCGCATCCGTCACCTGTTGCCGGAAGATGAGCCTTTCTGCATGACGTATGGCGACGGTGTGTCCGATGTCGATATCGGCAAGCTGGTCGGCTTTCATAAGGCGCATGAGCTCGACGCGACGGTCACCGCCGTCCGGCCCCCGGGCCGTTACGGGGCAACCGTGATCGAAAACGACCGCGTGCTGCGTTTTGAGGAAAAGCCGGCCGGTGACGGCGGACGCATTAATGGCGGTTTTTTCGTGCTCGAACCGAGAGTCCTGGACCGCGTAACGAACGATGCGATGCCGTTCGAAGCCGAGCCGCTGACCGGACTGGCAGCGGACGGGCAACTCGCCGCCTTCCTCCACGACGGCTTCTGGCAGCCGATGGATACGTTGCGCGACCGCAGCCAGCTTGAGGAGTTGTGGGCTGGCGGCAGCCCGCCCTGGAAGACATGGTGA
- a CDS encoding cephalosporin hydroxylase family protein, with protein sequence MKTIIDEKAATVTVTDDTGRDETFPMASAEGFKAASDAWLRVGWDAKHVYSFTWMGRPIIQLPEDMVRLQEVIWTLKPDVVIETGVAHGGSLIYYASLFEAMGHGRVIGIDIEIRAHNRTAIEAHPMFKRIDLVEGSSTAPEIVEQVRGLMDGQERALVILDSNHTYAHVLDELRAYADMVPVGSYIVSTDGIMQQVVGAPRSQDDWGTNNPQQAARDFVAEDSRFAIEEPEWLFNESTVTERVTYWPSCFVKRVR encoded by the coding sequence ATGAAGACGATCATTGATGAGAAGGCCGCAACCGTTACCGTGACGGACGACACGGGACGGGATGAGACCTTCCCGATGGCCAGTGCAGAAGGCTTCAAGGCTGCGTCAGACGCGTGGTTGCGGGTCGGCTGGGACGCCAAGCATGTCTATTCATTTACCTGGATGGGTCGCCCGATCATCCAGTTGCCGGAGGATATGGTCCGTCTTCAAGAAGTCATCTGGACGTTGAAGCCCGACGTGGTAATCGAGACCGGCGTCGCTCACGGCGGGTCTCTTATTTATTACGCTTCGCTTTTCGAGGCGATGGGACATGGCCGAGTCATCGGCATCGATATCGAAATCCGCGCGCACAACCGTACCGCGATCGAGGCGCATCCGATGTTCAAGCGCATCGACCTCGTCGAAGGATCGTCGACGGCACCCGAGATCGTCGAGCAGGTTAGGGGCCTGATGGACGGACAGGAACGTGCGCTCGTCATCCTCGATTCCAATCACACTTACGCACACGTGCTGGATGAACTGCGCGCCTATGCCGACATGGTTCCGGTCGGCAGTTACATCGTCTCTACCGACGGTATCATGCAGCAAGTTGTCGGCGCGCCGCGCAGTCAGGACGATTGGGGCACCAACAACCCGCAGCAAGCCGCTCGCGATTTTGTCGCAGAAGATAGCCGGTTCGCGATCGAGGAGCCCGAGTGGCTGTTCAATGAAAGCACCGTGACCGAACGCGTTACGTACTGGCCGTCATGCTTCGTCAAGCGCGTTCGCTGA
- a CDS encoding EpsG family protein, with amino-acid sequence MREKFVVPDFQKSFWTVSAFASVLLVAALAASAASSGVDRMSLYFIPLQFFVYCRLPYIFGQDDKALPSVLLGVIAYCVLIQFVWLNYADNANYWMPYQLNV; translated from the coding sequence TTGCGCGAGAAATTCGTAGTCCCCGATTTCCAAAAGAGTTTTTGGACCGTATCGGCGTTTGCGTCAGTCCTTCTGGTCGCCGCGTTGGCAGCATCGGCTGCATCTTCGGGCGTTGATCGAATGTCACTATACTTCATCCCGTTACAGTTTTTCGTTTACTGTCGGCTGCCTTACATTTTCGGGCAGGATGACAAAGCGTTGCCTTCCGTTTTGCTCGGAGTGATCGCTTATTGCGTTCTCATCCAATTCGTGTGGCTGAACTACGCCGACAACGCGAACTACTGGATGCCATATCAGCTTAACGTCTGA
- a CDS encoding EpsG family protein produces the protein MLPYWLLFALWAVGAVQAERRSNQTLQPIFFIAACVLTTLMIGLRLEVGGDWGAYQRMYEDIYFLALPEALGTTDPGYAMVNWLGVQFGLGIGFVNTVCATIFMVGVGRLAWKQPNPSLAMLIAVPYLVIVVAMGYTRQAAAIGLICLAVADASETKILRLVFLSAFAALFHKTAILILPLLLVPVLRRNIVYGAIGALAFIAVFVILLRDASDELITNYVNSTYDSQRGGDKSGHDHCPRHTLPDFAREIRSPRFPKEFLDRIGVCVSPSGRRVGSIGCIFGR, from the coding sequence TTGTTACCTTACTGGCTGCTGTTCGCGCTATGGGCCGTAGGTGCGGTTCAGGCTGAAAGGCGATCCAACCAGACGCTGCAACCGATATTTTTTATTGCAGCATGCGTTCTCACCACCTTGATGATCGGTCTACGCCTCGAAGTCGGCGGCGACTGGGGTGCCTATCAGCGCATGTACGAGGATATCTATTTCCTCGCGCTTCCGGAAGCATTGGGCACGACGGACCCGGGCTATGCGATGGTCAACTGGCTCGGCGTGCAATTCGGCCTCGGAATCGGTTTCGTTAATACCGTTTGCGCTACCATTTTCATGGTCGGGGTGGGTCGATTGGCTTGGAAACAGCCTAATCCGTCACTCGCGATGCTTATTGCCGTACCGTATTTGGTCATTGTCGTGGCGATGGGTTATACGAGACAAGCTGCCGCTATCGGGCTGATCTGTCTTGCCGTGGCCGATGCATCGGAAACCAAAATCCTGAGATTGGTGTTCTTGTCTGCGTTCGCAGCTCTTTTCCATAAAACCGCGATTTTGATCCTTCCGCTGCTGCTTGTACCGGTACTCCGCCGCAATATCGTATACGGCGCGATAGGCGCGCTCGCGTTCATCGCCGTGTTCGTAATCCTGCTGCGGGATGCTTCCGACGAACTGATCACCAATTACGTCAACAGCACCTACGATTCCCAAAGGGGCGGCGATAAGAGTGGCCATGACCATTGTCCCCGGCATACTCTTCCTGATTTTGCGCGAGAAATTCGTAGTCCCCGATTTCCAAAAGAGTTTTTGGACCGTATCGGCGTTTGCGTCAGTCCTTCTGGTCGCCGCGTTGGCAGCATCGGCTGCATCTTCGGGCGTTGA
- a CDS encoding glycosyltransferase family 4 protein — protein MRKTIVLSINSSWNLVNFRSNLIARLLSEGFDIVAISPNDAHVTALAALGVRHVPIDVDPKGVSPVGDLTLALQYWRILRRLQPVAFLGWTIKPNVYGSLAAHVLGIPVINNISGLGTAFIKVNLLTRIVRRLYRTALSRSTTVFFQNREDRDLFVGQRLVPAAITKLLPGSGIDLAQFKPAAVSANPEHQPLVFLMVARLLRDKGVIEFVEAARIVRTTHPDVEFHLLGFLDVENRTAISRSEVERWEAEGVVRYLGAASDVRPHLARATAVVLPSYREGMPRSLLEAAAMARPLIATDVPGCTEIARAGENAILCRVRDAESLAEAMLSMVSLTHAEREEMGARGRAIAEREFDVSVVEARYLDAIARAGISITDSDV, from the coding sequence ATGCGCAAGACAATCGTTCTGTCGATCAACTCGAGTTGGAACCTCGTCAATTTTCGAAGCAATTTGATCGCCCGCCTCCTTAGCGAGGGGTTCGACATCGTTGCGATCTCTCCGAACGATGCACATGTCACGGCGCTCGCCGCACTTGGCGTGCGGCACGTTCCGATCGACGTGGATCCGAAGGGTGTGTCTCCCGTGGGCGATCTCACGCTAGCGCTTCAATACTGGCGGATACTCCGGCGCTTGCAACCGGTCGCGTTTCTCGGCTGGACGATCAAGCCGAACGTATACGGGTCGCTGGCGGCCCATGTGCTTGGCATTCCGGTGATCAACAACATATCCGGGCTCGGAACCGCATTCATCAAGGTCAACCTTTTGACGCGGATCGTGCGGCGATTGTATCGGACCGCTCTGTCGCGATCGACGACGGTGTTTTTCCAGAACCGCGAGGACCGCGATCTGTTCGTCGGCCAGCGTCTGGTGCCGGCTGCAATCACGAAGCTGCTGCCCGGTTCCGGGATCGACCTTGCGCAATTCAAACCCGCTGCGGTCAGCGCCAATCCCGAGCATCAGCCGTTGGTGTTCCTGATGGTCGCACGTTTGTTGCGCGACAAGGGTGTGATCGAATTCGTAGAGGCGGCAAGGATCGTCCGGACAACGCACCCGGATGTGGAGTTCCATCTGCTTGGGTTTCTGGACGTCGAGAATCGCACTGCGATCAGCCGGTCCGAAGTCGAGCGCTGGGAAGCGGAAGGCGTCGTGCGCTATCTTGGGGCCGCGTCGGACGTACGGCCGCATCTGGCCCGAGCGACAGCGGTGGTGCTGCCGTCGTACCGCGAGGGGATGCCGCGGTCGTTGCTGGAAGCGGCGGCAATGGCCCGGCCGTTGATCGCGACGGACGTGCCCGGTTGCACAGAGATTGCGCGCGCAGGGGAGAATGCGATCCTGTGCCGCGTGCGGGATGCGGAATCGCTGGCGGAGGCTATGTTGTCGATGGTTTCGCTGACGCATGCCGAACGGGAGGAGATGGGCGCGCGGGGGCGGGCGATCGCGGAGCGGGAATTCGACGTATCCGTGGTCGAGGCGCGCTATCTCGATGCGATCGCCCGGGCAGGCATTTCAATCACAGATTCAGATGTCTAG
- a CDS encoding O-antigen ligase family protein: protein MNRMTVRHGLVPAYLLLCLVLGGASAAGLVANLVLQIIALPLIGWAVWQLLQTGPAPQLRSAVILLGLLVGAALLQLIPLPPALWTLLPGRGPVAEGYALIGVPLPWLPLSLAPHNSVYSLLWLLPAFAVFLCIIALGAFRARWVATVIVAVTLLAVTVGALQVIGGESAYFYEVTNFGVAVGFFANSNHNATLLLVCIPFLAALQATLLRRSGSARNASAARFLVGALYAVTFVGLLINSSLAGIGLSVPVALGTWLTFGRQKPALRRTLLIGTIVASAAAILLIAVGPFGNNLFGHQTANVEQSRQTSFALTFKAALEYFPIGSGLGSFQSIYHTQEPLGSVTGTFMNHAHSDWLELLLETGLPGLALIAAFLYWGMRRARAIWAAEDRDPFAQAAVIAVTAMLLHSFVDYPLRTAALSAVFAACVALIAGARPYARPRSAKSTARHLNL, encoded by the coding sequence ATGAACCGCATGACCGTGCGCCACGGGCTCGTTCCCGCCTATCTTCTGCTCTGCCTCGTGCTGGGTGGAGCGAGTGCGGCGGGGCTAGTCGCCAATCTTGTCTTGCAAATCATCGCACTGCCGCTGATCGGCTGGGCAGTCTGGCAGTTGCTCCAGACGGGTCCGGCACCACAATTGCGCAGTGCCGTGATCCTGCTCGGCCTGCTCGTCGGGGCCGCGTTGCTGCAACTCATACCGCTTCCGCCGGCCCTGTGGACGCTCTTGCCCGGCCGCGGCCCGGTTGCCGAAGGGTATGCGCTTATCGGCGTTCCCCTGCCCTGGCTGCCGCTGTCGCTCGCGCCGCACAACAGCGTCTACAGCCTGTTATGGCTGTTGCCGGCCTTTGCCGTATTCCTCTGCATCATCGCACTCGGTGCCTTTCGGGCTCGCTGGGTCGCAACCGTGATCGTCGCGGTGACGCTGCTCGCGGTCACCGTCGGCGCGTTGCAGGTGATCGGTGGAGAAAGCGCGTACTTCTATGAAGTGACGAATTTTGGCGTGGCGGTTGGCTTCTTTGCCAACAGCAATCACAATGCCACCTTGCTGCTGGTGTGCATTCCATTCCTGGCCGCGCTCCAGGCGACGTTGCTCCGGCGCAGCGGGTCGGCGCGCAATGCTTCCGCAGCCCGGTTTCTTGTCGGTGCGCTTTATGCGGTGACCTTCGTCGGATTGCTGATCAACTCGTCGCTCGCGGGCATCGGTCTTTCCGTTCCGGTCGCGCTCGGGACCTGGCTGACGTTCGGGCGGCAAAAACCGGCCTTGCGCCGCACTCTGTTGATCGGAACGATCGTCGCATCGGCGGCGGCCATACTGCTGATCGCGGTGGGTCCGTTCGGCAACAATCTGTTCGGTCACCAGACCGCCAATGTCGAGCAATCCCGCCAGACATCGTTCGCATTGACCTTCAAAGCTGCGCTCGAATACTTCCCGATCGGATCTGGTCTCGGCTCGTTCCAATCTATTTATCATACCCAGGAACCGCTCGGGTCTGTGACCGGCACGTTCATGAACCACGCGCATAGTGACTGGCTCGAACTGCTGCTCGAGACCGGGCTGCCCGGATTGGCTCTCATTGCTGCATTCCTGTACTGGGGAATGCGTCGCGCGCGTGCCATCTGGGCCGCGGAAGACCGGGATCCGTTCGCTCAGGCTGCGGTAATCGCCGTAACGGCGATGTTGTTGCACAGTTTCGTAGACTATCCGCTACGCACGGCGGCACTATCCGCCGTGTTCGCGGCCTGCGTCGCATTGATCGCAGGCGCCCGCCCCTATGCTCGTCCTCGCTCGGCCAAATCGACCGCTAGACATCTGAATCTGTGA